The following proteins are encoded in a genomic region of Anaerolineales bacterium:
- the garR gene encoding 2-hydroxy-3-oxopropionate reductase, with protein sequence MTMDIGFIGLGIMGKPMAKNLIAAGHSLTVFDINPAPIRELAEAGAKAAGSAQEVAAQCALVITMLPNSPDVKEAALGKNGLIHGAKPGSILVDMSSIAPLAAQEIAAALAQKGIDMLDAPVSGGEPKAIDGTLAIMAGGKPEVFEKVKDVLLKMGSSAVLCGGVGAGNVVKLANQIIVALNIAAMSEAFALAAKAGVDPQAVFSAIRGGLAGSTVLNAKAPMVLAGNYKPGFRIELHIKDLQNALDTAHSLAVPVPLTSQIMEILQALRVDGKQKDDHGGIIQFYEKIAGIKIRAGGTQS encoded by the coding sequence ATGACCATGGACATCGGATTCATCGGCCTCGGAATCATGGGGAAGCCGATGGCGAAGAACCTCATCGCCGCCGGCCATTCGCTGACCGTGTTCGACATCAATCCGGCGCCTATCCGCGAATTGGCGGAGGCGGGCGCCAAGGCAGCCGGGTCCGCGCAGGAGGTGGCCGCGCAGTGCGCCCTGGTGATCACCATGCTGCCCAACTCGCCGGACGTGAAGGAGGCCGCGCTCGGAAAAAACGGCCTGATCCACGGCGCCAAGCCCGGAAGCATCCTGGTGGATATGAGTTCGATCGCGCCGCTCGCGGCTCAGGAGATCGCCGCCGCCCTGGCGCAAAAGGGAATCGACATGCTCGACGCCCCGGTCTCCGGGGGCGAGCCGAAGGCGATCGACGGAACCCTCGCAATCATGGCCGGCGGCAAGCCGGAGGTGTTCGAGAAGGTGAAGGACGTCCTGCTGAAGATGGGTTCGAGCGCAGTCCTGTGCGGCGGGGTCGGCGCGGGCAACGTCGTCAAGCTCGCCAACCAGATCATCGTCGCGCTCAACATCGCGGCCATGTCGGAGGCCTTCGCCCTGGCCGCCAAGGCCGGCGTGGATCCGCAGGCCGTGTTCTCCGCGATCCGGGGCGGACTGGCGGGCAGCACCGTGCTCAACGCGAAGGCCCCGATGGTCCTTGCGGGCAACTACAAGCCCGGCTTCCGGATCGAACTGCACATCAAGGACCTGCAGAACGCGCTGGATACGGCCCACAGCCTCGCCGTGCCCGTGCCGCTGACGAGCCAAATCATGGAGATCCTGCAGGCCCTGCGCGTGGATGGAAAACAGAAGGACGACCACGGCGGGATCATCCAGTTTTATGAAAAAATCGCGGGGATAAAGATCCGCGCGGGCGGAACGCAGTCATGA
- a CDS encoding NUDIX hydrolase N-terminal domain-containing protein produces the protein MTDHPDRHLPRWLEWAREIQALAQTGLHYAPDDYHRQRYRRLTEIAAEITAEHAALPRESVMRVFLAPRGYATPKIDVRGAVFRGGKILLVRERSDGGWCLPGGWGDVGELPSAMVEREVREESGVEARAARVAGVFDANREDADRDVMHVYKIVFLCDDLGGEPHPSDETSAAGFFGIEEIPALSERRTSLRILQAVFARCADSAMPPAFD, from the coding sequence ATGACGGATCATCCCGACCGGCATCTGCCCCGCTGGCTGGAGTGGGCCCGCGAGATCCAGGCTCTGGCGCAGACCGGATTGCACTACGCGCCGGACGATTATCACCGCCAGAGGTATCGGCGCCTGACGGAGATCGCGGCGGAAATCACGGCCGAACATGCGGCGCTGCCTCGCGAATCGGTCATGCGGGTGTTTCTCGCACCGCGCGGGTACGCCACCCCCAAGATCGACGTGCGCGGGGCCGTCTTCCGCGGCGGAAAGATATTGCTGGTGCGGGAACGATCCGACGGCGGCTGGTGCCTGCCCGGAGGGTGGGGGGATGTGGGCGAGTTGCCTTCGGCGATGGTCGAGCGCGAGGTGCGTGAGGAAAGCGGCGTGGAAGCGCGCGCCGCCCGCGTCGCCGGCGTGTTCGACGCCAACCGCGAGGACGCGGACCGCGACGTGATGCACGTCTACAAGATCGTATTTCTGTGCGACGACCTGGGCGGGGAGCCGCACCCGAGCGACGAGACCAGCGCGGCCGGTTTTTTCGGAATCGAGGAAATCCCCGCGCTGTCCGAAAGACGGACCTCGCTGCGGATCCTGCAGGCAGTGTTCGCGCGTTGCGCGGATTCGGCGATGCCGCCGGCGTTTGATTGA
- the cofE gene encoding coenzyme F420-0:L-glutamate ligase has product MATGRTLRLTALSGLPLVEPGDDLAGLILESLKSSRLRLEDGDVLILAQKIVSKGEGRLVNLAGVTPSVRAVSLAAKCGKDPRFVEVVLRESREVLRARPGLLVVEHRLGFVCANAGVDRSNVGSGAGEGEWVLLLPEDPDSSCRRLRERMKQAAGADIGVIVNDSHGRAWRNGTVGVAIGAAGLPALVDLRGRMDLYDYRLQATQVAAADELASAASLLMGQADEALPVVHARGFPYRLRESSLAELLRPKAEDVFR; this is encoded by the coding sequence TTGGCGACGGGACGCACTTTGCGGCTGACCGCGCTGTCCGGCCTGCCGCTCGTCGAGCCGGGAGACGACCTCGCCGGATTAATCCTCGAGTCCCTGAAATCCAGCCGCCTGCGGTTGGAGGACGGGGACGTTCTGATCCTTGCCCAGAAAATCGTTTCCAAAGGCGAAGGGCGTTTGGTGAACTTAGCCGGCGTCACTCCCTCGGTCCGCGCCGTCTCGCTGGCCGCAAAGTGCGGCAAGGATCCGCGGTTTGTCGAGGTCGTCCTGCGCGAGAGCCGCGAGGTGCTGCGCGCGCGGCCGGGCCTGCTGGTGGTCGAGCACCGGCTCGGCTTCGTCTGCGCCAACGCCGGGGTGGATCGGTCGAACGTCGGATCCGGGGCCGGAGAGGGGGAATGGGTGCTGCTCTTGCCCGAGGATCCGGATTCCTCCTGCCGGCGCCTGCGCGAAAGGATGAAGCAGGCCGCGGGGGCGGACATCGGTGTAATCGTCAACGACTCGCACGGCCGCGCCTGGCGCAACGGAACCGTCGGCGTGGCGATCGGGGCGGCGGGATTGCCGGCGCTGGTAGACCTGCGCGGGCGAATGGACCTTTATGACTACCGGTTGCAGGCAACCCAGGTGGCCGCAGCCGACGAGCTGGCATCGGCCGCGTCGCTTTTAATGGGGCAGGCGGATGAAGCCCTGCCGGTGGTGCACGCCCGCGGTTTCCCCTACCGCCTGCGGGAATCCTCGCTCGCAGAGCTTCTCCGTCCGAAGGCGGAGGACGTTTTCCGCTAA
- a CDS encoding J domain-containing protein translates to MRIGWTEILVTLIIFLLSTGFYRLVLREARRAFRKSGGEDRGACDSGGRPHASRGAYPGDEAGYPPAEGESADPYAVLKIRPPANQSEITSAYRKLAQMYHPDKVAGLAPEYKEIAEKKMKQINAAYQTLKK, encoded by the coding sequence ATGAGAATCGGTTGGACCGAAATCCTCGTCACCCTTATCATCTTCCTGCTGTCGACCGGGTTCTACAGGCTGGTTCTGCGGGAGGCCCGCCGGGCGTTCCGCAAGTCCGGCGGCGAGGACCGAGGGGCTTGTGATTCCGGCGGTCGGCCGCATGCTTCCCGCGGGGCATATCCGGGAGATGAAGCCGGATACCCGCCGGCGGAGGGGGAATCCGCCGATCCTTACGCGGTTCTCAAAATCCGTCCGCCGGCCAACCAAAGCGAAATCACCTCCGCGTACAGGAAGCTGGCGCAAATGTACCATCCGGATAAAGTGGCTGGACTGGCGCCGGAATACAAGGAAATCGCGGAAAAGAAGATGAAGCAGATCAACGCCGCGTATCAAACGTTGAAGAAATAA
- a CDS encoding glucose 1-dehydrogenase, translated as MSGRLAGKAALVTGAAQGLGAEIARAFAREGARVFLGDVNEGAGKETARAIAGAEFLLLDVTSEESWRSALGAVVSRAGRIDVLINNAGINIRKDIEEMDEESLDRMLAVNVKGPFLGIKHALPLMRGSGGGVILNMSSICGLIGHRYTNEAYAAAKGAVTLLTKSVAVRCAKDNIRCNSVHPSTVDTPLVRQVLQDPARRAERLGEVPLGRLAAAADVAAAFVYLASDEAAFVNGVSFPVDGGVTAD; from the coding sequence ATGAGCGGGCGATTGGCCGGCAAGGCGGCGTTGGTGACGGGCGCCGCCCAGGGCTTGGGCGCGGAAATCGCGCGCGCCTTCGCCCGCGAGGGCGCCCGCGTCTTCCTCGGCGACGTGAACGAGGGCGCGGGCAAGGAAACCGCGCGGGCTATCGCCGGCGCGGAATTCCTGCTCCTGGACGTGACCTCGGAAGAAAGCTGGAGATCCGCACTCGGGGCGGTGGTTTCCCGGGCCGGCCGGATCGACGTGCTGATCAACAACGCGGGGATCAACATCCGCAAGGACATCGAGGAGATGGACGAGGAATCGCTTGACCGGATGTTGGCGGTCAACGTCAAGGGCCCGTTCCTCGGCATCAAGCACGCCCTGCCGCTCATGCGCGGGTCGGGCGGTGGGGTGATCCTCAACATGTCCTCGATCTGCGGGCTGATCGGCCACCGCTACACGAACGAGGCCTACGCGGCGGCGAAGGGCGCTGTGACTCTGCTGACCAAATCCGTCGCCGTGCGCTGCGCCAAAGACAACATCCGCTGCAATTCGGTCCATCCCAGCACCGTCGACACCCCGCTGGTCCGCCAAGTCCTGCAGGATCCGGCGCGCCGGGCCGAGCGCCTCGGCGAGGTTCCGCTCGGCCGGCTGGCTGCCGCCGCGGACGTGGCGGCGGCATTCGTGTACCTGGCCTCCGACGAGGCGGCCTTCGTCAACGGGGTATCCTTCCCGGTCGACGGGGGCGTCACCGCGGATTAG
- a CDS encoding RtcB family protein — protein MASKTDFHKAGEYLWDLPASHRGDMQTAVRIIADDALLEDALGDLSVEQAVNVACLPGLAGRVVVMPDVHQGYGMPIGGVMAADLDEGVISPGAVGYDINCGVRLLSTTLPWEEAEPHLADLATALYRNCPSGVGEKGSVPLTTDELDRVCREGARWALRKGYALADDVERTEEGGCLEGADPEQVSARAKERGRGQLGTLGAGNHFLEVDVVEQVFDAAAAEAMGLREGRLALQIHCGSRGFGHQICTDYVQSFQSAVRRYGIRLPDRELVCAPIGSPEGRAYLGAMKAAANFAFANRQVLAHHARRSFEEVFGGKGARWELCQVYDIAHNMAKIETHTIDGRKRKVCVHRKGATRAFGPGGGDIPADYRALGQPVLVPGSMGTASWVLLGTPAGMELSYGSCCHGAGRLMSRAKAKREIRGEKLRGELEQRGVRVRAGSLPGLAEEAPQAYKDVDRVVAAVCGAGIGKKVARLRPAAVVKG, from the coding sequence ATGGCCTCTAAAACCGATTTCCATAAAGCCGGCGAGTATCTTTGGGATCTGCCCGCCTCGCACCGCGGCGACATGCAAACGGCGGTGCGGATCATCGCCGACGACGCGCTGCTCGAGGACGCGCTCGGCGACCTGTCGGTGGAGCAGGCGGTGAACGTCGCCTGCCTGCCCGGGTTGGCGGGGCGGGTGGTGGTGATGCCGGACGTGCACCAGGGGTACGGAATGCCGATCGGCGGCGTGATGGCGGCGGATTTGGACGAGGGGGTGATCTCGCCCGGCGCGGTCGGGTACGACATCAACTGCGGCGTTCGCCTGCTTTCCACTACGCTGCCCTGGGAGGAGGCCGAACCGCATCTTGCGGATTTGGCCACCGCGCTATACCGCAATTGCCCGAGCGGCGTGGGCGAAAAAGGCAGCGTCCCGCTGACCACCGACGAATTGGACCGGGTATGCCGGGAAGGGGCGCGGTGGGCTTTGCGCAAGGGATATGCCCTGGCCGACGACGTGGAGCGCACCGAGGAGGGCGGCTGCCTCGAAGGGGCCGATCCGGAACAGGTCTCGGCCCGCGCCAAGGAGCGCGGCCGGGGTCAGTTGGGCACGCTCGGGGCGGGGAACCACTTCCTGGAGGTGGACGTGGTCGAGCAGGTGTTCGACGCGGCCGCGGCGGAGGCGATGGGATTGCGCGAGGGGCGCCTCGCTTTGCAGATCCACTGCGGATCGCGCGGCTTCGGCCACCAGATCTGCACCGACTACGTCCAGAGCTTCCAATCCGCGGTGAGGCGCTACGGCATCCGCCTGCCGGACCGCGAGCTGGTCTGCGCGCCGATCGGCTCCCCCGAAGGCCGGGCCTACCTCGGGGCGATGAAGGCCGCGGCGAACTTCGCCTTCGCCAACCGGCAAGTGCTGGCGCATCACGCCCGCCGAAGTTTCGAGGAAGTGTTCGGGGGGAAGGGAGCGCGCTGGGAATTGTGTCAGGTCTACGACATCGCCCACAACATGGCTAAGATTGAAACCCATACGATCGACGGCCGCAAGCGCAAGGTTTGCGTCCACCGCAAAGGCGCGACCCGCGCCTTCGGCCCCGGCGGCGGGGATATCCCCGCGGACTACCGGGCCCTCGGCCAGCCGGTGCTCGTCCCCGGCTCGATGGGGACGGCCTCCTGGGTTCTGCTCGGCACCCCGGCCGGCATGGAGCTCTCCTACGGCTCGTGCTGCCACGGCGCCGGCCGGCTGATGAGCCGCGCCAAGGCCAAGCGCGAGATCCGCGGCGAAAAACTACGCGGCGAGCTCGAACAGCGCGGCGTGCGCGTGCGGGCGGGCTCCCTGCCCGGGCTGGCGGAGGAGGCGCCGCAGGCCTACAAGGACGTCGACCGCGTTGTCGCCGCGGTGTGCGGCGCCGGAATTGGGAAGAAAGTGGCGCGGCTGAGGCCGGCGGCGGTGGTGAAAGGGTGA
- the npdG gene encoding NADPH-dependent F420 reductase, with amino-acid sequence MLLTLAVIGGTGAEGGGLAMRWVRSGYRVLIGSRSAQKAAERCAELNLKLGEPGLISGAENADAARQADLAVLAVPYAAQKEILESIRPALAGKILINVGVCINPQMPAQMELPPGGSSSLEAQEQLGPEVRVVAAFQNVSAEYLGDPDREIDCDVLVCGDDAEAKVSAMRMVEAAGMTAYDAGGLKNSIAVEGITPILLGINKRYRARLAGIRITGVSR; translated from the coding sequence ATATTGCTGACCTTGGCCGTCATCGGGGGGACCGGCGCCGAGGGCGGGGGTTTGGCCATGCGCTGGGTCCGCTCCGGGTACCGGGTGCTGATCGGTTCGCGCTCGGCCCAAAAGGCGGCGGAACGCTGTGCGGAATTGAACCTCAAGCTCGGCGAACCCGGACTCATTTCCGGAGCCGAAAACGCCGATGCCGCCCGGCAGGCGGATCTGGCGGTGTTGGCGGTTCCCTACGCCGCGCAAAAGGAGATACTCGAAAGCATCCGGCCGGCCCTCGCCGGCAAAATCCTCATCAACGTCGGGGTGTGCATCAATCCCCAAATGCCCGCGCAGATGGAGCTTCCGCCGGGCGGATCCTCCAGCCTGGAAGCCCAGGAACAGCTCGGCCCCGAAGTGCGGGTAGTCGCGGCCTTTCAAAACGTTTCGGCCGAATACCTCGGCGATCCGGACCGGGAAATCGATTGCGACGTGCTGGTGTGCGGCGACGACGCCGAGGCCAAGGTCTCCGCGATGCGGATGGTGGAAGCCGCCGGGATGACCGCCTACGACGCCGGAGGACTGAAAAATTCGATCGCGGTCGAGGGCATCACCCCGATCCTGCTCGGGATCAACAAACGCTACCGCGCGCGCCTGGCGGGCATCCGCATCACCGGGGTTTCCCGGTAG